A genomic region of Deltaproteobacteria bacterium contains the following coding sequences:
- a CDS encoding acyl--CoA ligase: protein MTDKAPPAFRWRVPKFFNFGTDVVDQYGADRGRVALYWEDEAGHTARWTFWDFSVQSSRFANALRGLGLRQGDPLLVMLPRIPEWQVAMIGGLKAGALVIPCTTSLRPKDIRYRALHSGAKAIVTTAENADAVEAAASECPDLVVKIAVGTAPAGWRAFADVLANAAPDGPPERTSSHDPALVYYTSGTTKDPKAVLHTHAYTYAHRLTGRHWLSLHSRDLHWTTSDTGWAKAAYGVLFGPWHSGTAVFMFHGRFEPERELRLLECYQVSVFCGPPTEYRLLVKEDLSRYSLPRLRHCTAAGEPLNPEVIHSWKQAFGRTIHDGYGQTESIILVANQPGMPVRPGSMGKPFPGHDVSIIDAEGVELPPGETGEVAVRGRPPSLFREYWKNPEATAACFQGGWYRTGDSAYRDQEGYFWFVGRADDVIISAGYRIGPFEVESALLEHPAVIESAVVSSPHADRGAIVKAFVKLRSGIAGTGDLVRELQEHVKRVTAPYKYPREIEFVDELPKTVSGKIRRVELRQQEWARQR from the coding sequence ATGACCGATAAGGCCCCTCCGGCTTTTCGCTGGCGCGTTCCCAAGTTCTTCAACTTCGGCACCGATGTTGTCGATCAGTACGGCGCCGACCGCGGCCGCGTCGCGCTCTACTGGGAAGACGAAGCCGGCCACACCGCCCGCTGGACCTTCTGGGACTTTAGCGTCCAGAGTAGCCGCTTCGCCAACGCGCTGCGCGGCCTCGGATTGCGCCAGGGCGATCCGCTGCTGGTGATGCTGCCGCGCATTCCCGAGTGGCAGGTGGCGATGATCGGCGGCCTCAAGGCCGGCGCGCTGGTGATCCCGTGCACCACCAGCTTACGGCCGAAGGATATCCGCTACCGCGCGCTGCACAGCGGGGCCAAAGCGATCGTCACCACCGCCGAAAATGCCGACGCCGTCGAAGCGGCCGCCAGCGAGTGCCCGGACCTGGTGGTCAAGATCGCCGTGGGCACTGCGCCCGCAGGCTGGCGCGCCTTTGCCGACGTGCTCGCCAACGCCGCGCCCGACGGCCCGCCCGAACGCACAAGCAGCCACGACCCGGCGCTGGTGTACTACACCTCGGGCACCACCAAAGACCCGAAGGCGGTGTTGCATACGCACGCTTACACCTATGCGCACCGCCTCACCGGGCGCCATTGGCTCAGCTTGCACTCGCGCGACCTGCACTGGACCACCTCCGACACCGGCTGGGCAAAAGCCGCCTACGGAGTGCTGTTCGGCCCGTGGCATTCCGGGACGGCGGTGTTCATGTTTCACGGACGCTTCGAGCCCGAGCGCGAGCTGCGGCTGCTCGAGTGCTATCAAGTCAGCGTCTTCTGCGGCCCACCAACCGAGTACCGGCTGCTGGTCAAGGAGGACCTCTCGCGCTACTCACTGCCGCGGTTGCGCCACTGCACCGCTGCGGGTGAACCGTTGAATCCAGAAGTGATTCACAGCTGGAAGCAAGCCTTCGGCCGCACTATTCACGATGGCTACGGGCAGACCGAGAGCATCATCCTGGTGGCCAATCAGCCCGGCATGCCGGTTCGACCCGGCTCGATGGGCAAGCCGTTCCCGGGCCACGACGTGAGCATCATCGATGCCGAAGGGGTGGAGCTGCCGCCGGGAGAGACCGGCGAGGTGGCGGTGCGCGGCCGGCCGCCGTCGCTGTTTCGCGAGTACTGGAAGAACCCCGAGGCGACGGCGGCCTGCTTTCAAGGCGGTTGGTACCGCACCGGCGACTCGGCCTATCGTGACCAAGAGGGCTACTTCTGGTTTGTCGGCCGCGCCGATGACGTGATCATCAGCGCCGGCTATCGCATTGGGCCGTTCGAGGTCGAGAGCGCACTGCTCGAACATCCGGCGGTGATCGAGTCGGCGGTGGTGTCGAGTCCCCACGCTGATCGTGGGGCGATCGTGAAAGCGTTTGTCAAACTACGCTCGGGCATTGCGGGCACCGGCGATCTCGTCCGGGAGCTGCAAGAGCACGTCAAGCGGGTCACCGCTCCGTACAAGTACCCGCGCGAGATCGAGTTCGTCGACGAGTTGCCCAAGACCGTCAGCGGCAAGATCCGCCGCGTCGAGCTGCGCCAGCAGGAGTGGGCGCGCCAGCGCTGA